In a single window of the Niabella ginsenosidivorans genome:
- a CDS encoding RNA polymerase sigma factor, whose translation MEISWTDIEVGDKEAYSKAYRQLYARFYNYGVKLVRDAELVEDVIQEVLMLLWVNRKELGVIKNPDGYYYVLFRRALSKRMASLAKAKAIGGIESDPEFSVDAVIIKRETDTALREKLTAAINTLSSRQREALFLRFYEGFSYEETASILGISVKATYKLMARSLLTLRDKISVPLVCIFFLLK comes from the coding sequence TTGGAAATTTCCTGGACAGATATTGAAGTTGGGGATAAGGAAGCTTATTCCAAAGCTTACCGGCAGCTGTATGCGCGTTTTTACAATTATGGCGTAAAATTGGTGAGGGATGCCGAACTGGTTGAGGATGTAATTCAGGAAGTTCTGATGTTATTATGGGTAAACAGAAAAGAATTAGGGGTAATAAAAAACCCTGATGGATATTATTATGTGCTTTTCAGAAGGGCCCTGAGCAAACGGATGGCGTCGTTGGCAAAAGCTAAAGCCATAGGTGGTATTGAGTCCGACCCTGAATTTTCTGTTGATGCGGTTATTATTAAAAGGGAAACCGATACTGCGCTCAGAGAAAAGCTAACGGCAGCTATCAATACCCTTTCATCCAGGCAGCGGGAAGCGCTGTTTTTACGTTTTTATGAAGGATTTTCTTATGAGGAAACGGCCTCTATTCTGGGCATTTCAGTAAAAGCAACCTACAAGCTTATGGCAAGAAGCCTTCTTACCTTGCGCGACAAAATCTCGGTTCCCCTTGTCTGCATTTTTTTCTTACTAAAATAA
- a CDS encoding FecR family protein — translation MKKAGNYRQYVLKDFLCDEYFQDWILKPNKENNAFWEEWLRANPGKKKEVELAKSILLNIDFKYSKPDQLKIQTSLDQALITIEALEQKPVNPGRFLKFARSWKVAAVLIPLAVISSLIFWRITPRGFYDIKTGYGKISRLTLPDSSIVILNANSSVRYGKKWHKGSPRELWLNGEAFFEVKHLDSDHKIENFERFIVHTENTIVEVLGTSFDIRERRGKTEISLQKGSIKVRFTKTERQPVFMKPGDMLLVDSVNVIHRSSNIENALNASSWKEKELILSNPTLSEIFRYLEDAYGKSFILEDPRLANKRLNGPILIESLDDALFVMSTALNISFTNEGDSIRVNFK, via the coding sequence ATGAAAAAAGCAGGAAATTACAGGCAATACGTACTTAAGGATTTTTTATGTGATGAATATTTCCAGGATTGGATCTTAAAACCCAATAAAGAAAATAATGCCTTTTGGGAAGAATGGCTGCGGGCAAACCCGGGCAAGAAAAAGGAGGTTGAATTAGCAAAGAGCATTTTATTAAATATTGATTTTAAGTATAGCAAGCCGGATCAGTTAAAGATACAAACCTCTTTAGACCAGGCATTAATCACAATTGAAGCCCTGGAACAAAAGCCAGTCAACCCAGGCCGTTTTTTAAAATTTGCCAGAAGCTGGAAGGTTGCTGCTGTCCTGATTCCATTAGCAGTGATCAGTTCACTGATTTTTTGGCGGATAACCCCCCGGGGTTTTTATGATATTAAAACCGGGTATGGGAAGATTTCACGACTGACGTTACCAGACAGTTCAATTGTAATATTAAATGCTAATTCCTCAGTAAGATATGGCAAAAAATGGCACAAAGGGTCCCCCAGGGAATTGTGGTTGAACGGAGAGGCTTTTTTTGAGGTGAAACACCTTGACAGCGATCATAAAATAGAGAATTTCGAACGGTTTATTGTTCATACAGAAAACACAATTGTTGAAGTATTGGGTACGTCGTTTGATATCCGGGAAAGAAGAGGAAAAACTGAAATTTCCTTACAAAAAGGATCTATTAAGGTAAGGTTTACAAAGACCGAAAGGCAACCGGTATTTATGAAGCCGGGAGATATGCTGCTGGTGGATTCGGTGAATGTGATCCATCGTTCTTCCAATATCGAGAATGCCTTAAATGCATCCTCCTGGAAAGAAAAAGAGCTGATACTTTCCAATCCAACCCTGTCTGAAATTTTCAGATACCTGGAAGATGCCTATGGTAAGTCATTTATTTTGGAAGATCCGCGGTTGGCCAATAAAAGACTGAACGGCCCTATATTGATAGAATCATTGGATGACGCGCTTTTTGTAATGTCTACTGCTTTAAATATATCATTCACTAACGAGGGTGATAGCATAAGAGTAAACTTTAAATAG
- a CDS encoding SusC/RagA family TonB-linked outer membrane protein, with the protein MLKKRLLIASLCLLGCMFNCPAVQAQAGGKKVSIEEALSQVKKIYGTQFVYDPDLLKGKTTSYSLDNLKSKNVEDVLKGILYPNNLVFLYVKRNYYTIVPKERLGEFPSVKAPVTEKEREREPAPGAEVRMLSGVVLSDAGNPVAGASITARNTGKGTATNSKGEFTISVSSRNDVVTISSVGFKTQEVPIGSQPVIKVSLSAATAQMDEVVVIGYGTAKRKDFTGAVASVKVEDGPVSMLPSSSPLDVLRGNVSGLNIGVANSAGSQPSMLIRGQNSLSGDLNPLIVLDGVIYLGSLNDINPNDIATVDVLKDAVSASVYGSRSANGVIAITTKKGKRGKPSINLNASYGVQRWQNRPVMMNGEQWIRSVNDRNSYTAGSTNWMKTGELENYNNGRETNWLDAITRTGTFENYQAAVSGASENVNYYLSSSYNNNRGIIIGDQYDRISVLSKVNAKITKWLELGLDGAYNVLDYSGIPANVLSAEQMSPYGVMYRDDQGHLEKYPYTQSAVNPLWGVQDGTTGNLDRRQNFRLNTYALVSVPWVKGLSYRLNYSANLDKNESGAFYYENYYVAEGEGIERYSTAVLNGLLSKANGNLQNTTNFNYVIDNILNYKNTFGRHNIDLTAVATRDFTRNESANIIGSDFAANGNSLLGIWGLSKATVQQNAQDVKQRANIGYLARLNYEYANKYMLNASIRRDGASVFGSNTKWGNFGAVGVAWRISGEEFMKNLSLVNDLKIKLSWGQNGNQGIGPYGTLATVVNGLSGGYRYEFSNTGSSILYGLAQSALGNNDLGWEKTAAWNFGIEAALLQRRIFVDLNLYTSKTTDELFVREIPIMTGFKSINASMGEVDNKGLELSVTSVNVQRKDFNWSTTLNYWINRNKLVHLYGTDSDGDGKEDDDIANSLFIGKSLGAIYGYEQIGIVQTADKDYIALNGAAPGDPKYNDIDGVPGISVNDRKILGYTKENFRMSLGNTVSYKNFELYALVSGIFGGNDFYLKSNTGAYLSRTNRFNDNSIYVPYWTPENPGNVYPSATYSADSRFLGLQSRGFVRLQDVVLSYTFRQPWMQHLHLSNLRLFVSGKNLATFTHWEGGDPELGNTVKDNTIPVPTTYSFGFTARF; encoded by the coding sequence ATGTTAAAAAAACGCTTGCTTATTGCATCCCTGTGCCTGTTGGGGTGTATGTTCAACTGTCCGGCTGTGCAGGCACAGGCCGGAGGTAAAAAGGTTTCCATTGAGGAAGCTTTAAGCCAGGTAAAAAAAATATATGGTACACAATTCGTGTACGATCCTGACCTGTTAAAAGGCAAAACAACCTCCTATTCGCTGGATAATTTAAAGTCAAAGAATGTGGAAGATGTGTTGAAAGGAATCTTATACCCTAATAACCTGGTCTTTTTGTATGTAAAAAGGAATTACTATACCATCGTTCCAAAAGAACGGCTGGGTGAGTTTCCTTCTGTAAAGGCCCCCGTTACTGAAAAAGAAAGAGAGCGGGAACCGGCGCCCGGAGCAGAGGTTCGGATGCTTTCCGGTGTCGTGCTCTCAGATGCTGGCAACCCCGTTGCCGGAGCCAGTATTACGGCCCGGAACACGGGGAAAGGAACCGCCACCAACTCAAAAGGGGAATTCACTATAAGTGTAAGCAGCCGTAATGATGTAGTAACCATTTCCAGTGTCGGGTTCAAAACGCAGGAGGTACCCATTGGCAGTCAGCCTGTAATAAAAGTAAGTTTATCTGCAGCAACCGCACAGATGGATGAGGTGGTAGTAATCGGATATGGTACTGCAAAACGTAAGGATTTTACCGGTGCGGTAGCCTCCGTAAAGGTGGAAGACGGGCCGGTGAGCATGCTACCCAGTTCCAGTCCTCTAGACGTATTGAGAGGAAATGTTTCGGGCTTAAATATAGGGGTCGCCAATTCTGCGGGTAGCCAGCCGTCGATGCTGATAAGGGGCCAGAACTCACTAAGTGGCGATCTTAATCCGCTAATTGTACTGGACGGCGTCATTTACCTTGGTAGCCTTAATGATATTAACCCCAATGATATTGCCACAGTGGATGTTCTGAAAGATGCCGTTTCCGCTTCGGTATATGGATCAAGGTCTGCAAATGGTGTTATCGCTATTACAACCAAAAAGGGCAAAAGAGGGAAGCCTTCTATTAACCTGAACGCCTCCTACGGGGTTCAGCGCTGGCAGAACCGGCCGGTAATGATGAATGGAGAGCAATGGATCCGATCAGTAAACGACCGGAACAGTTATACGGCAGGCTCTACAAACTGGATGAAGACTGGGGAGCTTGAAAATTACAATAACGGCAGGGAAACGAACTGGCTGGATGCCATTACCCGCACGGGAACTTTTGAAAATTACCAGGCAGCTGTTTCCGGGGCTTCAGAAAATGTAAATTATTACCTGTCGTCCTCCTATAACAATAACCGGGGCATTATAATCGGTGATCAGTACGACCGGATCTCTGTTTTAAGCAAAGTGAATGCAAAGATTACCAAATGGCTGGAGCTGGGTCTGGATGGAGCCTATAATGTATTAGACTATTCAGGGATACCTGCAAATGTACTTTCTGCGGAGCAAATGTCTCCTTATGGCGTCATGTACAGGGATGACCAGGGCCACCTGGAAAAATATCCGTACACCCAGTCGGCTGTAAACCCATTATGGGGGGTGCAGGATGGTACAACCGGCAACTTGGACAGGCGCCAGAATTTCAGATTAAATACCTATGCTTTGGTTTCTGTACCCTGGGTAAAAGGGTTAAGCTACCGGTTAAATTATTCAGCGAACCTGGACAAGAATGAATCCGGTGCCTTTTATTATGAAAATTATTATGTAGCAGAAGGAGAAGGAATAGAACGATATAGTACTGCTGTGCTTAACGGGCTCCTTTCCAAGGCCAATGGTAACTTGCAGAATACGACCAACTTCAACTATGTTATTGACAATATCCTGAATTATAAGAACACGTTTGGCCGGCATAATATTGATCTGACCGCAGTGGCAACAAGAGATTTTACAAGAAACGAAAGCGCCAATATCATTGGCTCTGATTTTGCAGCAAACGGCAACTCCTTATTAGGTATCTGGGGCCTGTCCAAAGCTACGGTGCAACAAAACGCACAGGATGTAAAGCAAAGGGCTAATATCGGGTATCTTGCCCGGCTGAACTATGAATACGCCAATAAATACATGCTGAATGCGTCGATCAGAAGAGACGGGGCTTCGGTTTTCGGGTCGAATACAAAGTGGGGGAATTTTGGCGCCGTGGGTGTTGCCTGGCGCATTTCCGGTGAAGAATTTATGAAGAATCTTTCCTTAGTGAACGATCTTAAGATAAAGCTTTCCTGGGGGCAGAACGGGAACCAGGGCATAGGTCCTTATGGTACCCTGGCTACCGTAGTCAATGGTCTGTCCGGCGGTTACCGGTATGAATTTTCCAATACCGGGAGCAGCATACTATATGGCCTGGCACAATCAGCGCTCGGTAATAACGATCTGGGTTGGGAAAAAACAGCCGCCTGGAATTTTGGCATTGAAGCGGCCTTGTTACAAAGGAGGATATTTGTTGACCTGAACCTGTATACCTCAAAGACCACTGATGAGTTGTTTGTCCGGGAAATTCCTATTATGACGGGCTTTAAATCCATTAATGCATCAATGGGTGAGGTAGACAACAAAGGCCTGGAGCTTTCAGTGACTTCCGTAAATGTTCAAAGAAAAGACTTTAACTGGTCTACCACCTTAAACTACTGGATCAACAGGAATAAGCTGGTGCACCTGTATGGTACAGACAGTGACGGGGACGGAAAGGAAGATGATGATATTGCCAACAGCCTTTTCATTGGTAAATCGTTGGGCGCCATTTATGGGTACGAACAAATCGGGATCGTTCAGACCGCTGACAAGGATTATATAGCATTGAACGGTGCTGCCCCCGGCGATCCTAAATACAATGATATTGACGGTGTTCCCGGTATTTCCGTTAATGACCGCAAAATTCTGGGGTACACCAAAGAGAATTTCAGAATGAGCCTGGGCAACACGGTTTCCTATAAAAACTTTGAGTTGTACGCATTGGTTTCCGGTATTTTCGGCGGTAATGATTTTTATCTTAAAAGCAATACGGGGGCATACCTGTCAAGGACCAACCGGTTTAATGATAACTCCATATATGTTCCCTACTGGACACCGGAAAACCCCGGTAACGTTTATCCTTCAGCCACCTATTCCGCAGACTCCAGATTTCTGGGACTGCAGTCAAGAGGTTTTGTACGGCTTCAGGATGTAGTGCTTTCCTATACATTTCGTCAGCCATGGATGCAGCACCTGCATTTGTCCAACCTGCGGTTGTTTGTTTCCGGAAAAAATCTGGCAACATTCACCCACTGGGAAGGGGGTGATCCTGAATTGGGGAATACTGTGAAAGATAATACCATTCCTGTTCCCACAACGTACTCCTTTGGTTTTACTGCAAGATTTTAA
- a CDS encoding RagB/SusD family nutrient uptake outer membrane protein — protein MKRSLNILTAFFICFLWHSCKPDKEFLTEKPETFYTVDNAFSSSAQVDQVLISIYSNIREAWTNPNEQGWMFIFKGNGTDEFDVASIRRGGTFNNYANINPDNGSFYAIYSFWYDLISKANLAIYAANLPQVKWNSDDEKNYALAQARFFRAFAYRNLGEEFGGVPIVTEVSTTPKYDFTRSTRVETYDFAITEMEAILNDLPATTVAGGRLVKGAAQHNLCELYLAKGIELEAASKTAEAQNAYSKSIQYGNDVIDGGVYSLMQSRFGKRAGEGTISIPVYKGGVYGTANIVDTVQQATNVFWDLFQEGNVNYQDGNKECIWAAQIDYAAYKAGDGESKLPYSRTYGPVFRDGATSNLTGTNEDVGGRGISQIMPTFYTRDEIYSSQWGTDMRNSDAVFRRRFKGNVAASPYYRKDVPWAALYNGSSDNTTNMNNSSLCYPVSCKIATDKYTGIADGENMSNLFRDDYIIRLPETILLRAEAKQRSGDKAGAASDINLLRTRAQCAYKVTAADMDDNFNLILDERARELIYEECRWNTLLRMGKNIAVDRIKKYAYWPEAQATLTFNFNLWPIPQKVIETNKDAVIEQNPDWINK, from the coding sequence ATGAAACGGTCTTTAAATATTTTAACGGCATTCTTTATTTGTTTTTTATGGCACTCCTGTAAACCGGATAAGGAGTTTCTTACGGAGAAGCCTGAAACTTTTTATACGGTTGATAATGCTTTTTCAAGTTCGGCACAGGTAGACCAGGTGCTGATCAGTATTTACTCAAATATCAGGGAGGCCTGGACCAACCCGAATGAGCAGGGATGGATGTTTATTTTTAAGGGAAACGGGACCGATGAATTTGATGTAGCAAGCATCAGAAGAGGCGGCACATTTAATAACTATGCAAATATCAATCCGGACAATGGCAGCTTTTATGCTATCTACAGTTTCTGGTACGATCTCATCAGCAAGGCTAATCTGGCCATTTATGCGGCTAACCTGCCACAGGTGAAGTGGAATTCTGATGATGAAAAGAACTATGCCCTGGCACAAGCCCGCTTTTTCAGGGCGTTTGCTTACAGAAACCTGGGCGAAGAATTTGGCGGGGTACCCATTGTTACCGAAGTTTCCACTACTCCCAAATATGATTTCACCCGCTCCACCCGGGTTGAAACATACGATTTTGCTATTACGGAAATGGAGGCAATATTAAATGACCTGCCGGCCACTACGGTGGCTGGAGGGCGTCTGGTAAAGGGCGCTGCCCAGCACAATCTTTGTGAACTTTATCTTGCAAAAGGAATAGAACTGGAGGCCGCATCAAAAACAGCAGAAGCCCAAAATGCATACAGCAAATCCATTCAGTATGGAAATGATGTAATAGACGGCGGGGTTTATTCATTAATGCAAAGCCGGTTTGGGAAACGGGCTGGTGAGGGCACTATCAGCATCCCGGTCTACAAAGGGGGCGTTTATGGTACGGCGAACATTGTAGACACCGTTCAGCAGGCAACCAATGTTTTTTGGGACCTGTTTCAGGAGGGCAATGTCAATTACCAGGACGGAAATAAGGAATGCATCTGGGCGGCCCAGATTGATTATGCGGCTTATAAGGCGGGGGACGGAGAATCGAAGCTTCCGTACTCAAGAACCTATGGGCCTGTATTCAGAGATGGAGCAACGAGTAACTTAACCGGAACGAATGAAGACGTTGGTGGTCGCGGAATTTCACAAATAATGCCCACCTTTTATACAAGAGACGAAATATACAGTTCCCAATGGGGTACCGACATGCGCAACAGCGATGCGGTTTTTCGCCGCAGGTTTAAGGGAAACGTTGCCGCTTCACCCTATTACAGGAAAGATGTTCCATGGGCCGCATTGTACAATGGCAGTTCAGACAATACCACCAATATGAACAACAGCAGCCTTTGCTATCCGGTTTCCTGCAAAATAGCTACTGATAAATATACAGGTATTGCCGACGGGGAGAATATGAGCAACCTTTTTCGCGATGATTATATTATCCGTCTTCCTGAAACGATCCTGCTAAGGGCTGAAGCGAAGCAGCGAAGTGGCGATAAAGCCGGTGCCGCCAGTGATATTAATCTGCTCAGAACCCGTGCCCAATGCGCTTATAAAGTTACCGCCGCAGACATGGACGATAATTTTAATTTAATTCTTGATGAGCGGGCACGGGAATTAATATATGAGGAATGCAGATGGAATACATTGCTGAGAATGGGCAAAAACATTGCTGTTGATCGGATTAAAAAATATGCCTATTGGCCGGAAGCACAGGCCACTTTGACCTTTAATTTTAACCTTTGGCCCATTCCGCAAAAGGTTATAGAAACCAATAAAGATGCGGTAATAGAACAAAACCCTGATTGGATCAATAAATAA
- a CDS encoding glycosyl hydrolase → MVSIKKIRRILFVNIILIAGTQFLNGQTAGYDLHTSKSTSIEQIREGFITPPAEARLRCYWWWLNSMATKASITRDLEEMKKMGYGGASLVDAGSSNYQQALKTAAGPVFMTPAWMDLYRHAVKEADRVGIELSVNIQSGWNPGGPFVTPEYALKKIVTADTVIKGGKMITISLPHPPVKLLYRDVLVQAIPKPPRLLPLKDRAVACWSLKTFNQSMGGAGIYPLYKFKAGFDTAVEVNRIEQKKIIDITRFFDGKQLKWNAPAGDWIIIRYGWTNTGVTTSTTSDGWGGLSLDHMSAAAFNLFDQQVIHPLINAAKSAGNSVRYLQTDSWEMGVINWTQNFPQDFARLRGYDIRPFMPVLAGYVVESQQVTNRFLYDFRKTVGDCILQNHYQLLYNTAHKNGMGIHPESGGPHSAPIDALQLMGINDFPQGEFWAMSNTHRVSDAARLVVKQSACVAHTNGKRFVAAEGPTSIGPQWERSPRELKSNIDRVFCSGVNRIVWHTFTSSPQEYGLPGNEYFAGTHMNPNVTWWKEAGAFVNYLNRCSYLLQQGLFTADVLYYYGDDVPNFVFLKDEFPQLHFGYDWDKCSRDVVLKRLSVQNGKLVLPDGMQYRLLVLPPDKEISLDVLKKIERLIKEGLTVYGPRPIEATGLTGYPHSDRELKLIADRLWGSIDGTAITEKSTGKGKVIWGRDINDVLAAMKVMPDFAFVSNNPQASFDYIHRSTNDADIYFLSNRFEYRQYNDFEYRYLPTIPDRYEQIDAKFRVTGSQPQLWNPMTGSVTDIADYREENGYTIIPLHFEPGGSKFIVFKKRSETPAHIISVERNGEKLSNSVPEQTPSLPPVTFVKEAGHVKARFFEQGHYTVNWTDGRQDRLFSDGAKIQKISGNWQLSLDPHWGTDRKLVLDTLRSWTDFDDPKVKYYSGKGTYTTRFFIERSATEKKRIFLDLGNVQDLAVVRINGSTAKTLWYFPFRYDITDEIKQGENILSVDVVNLWANRLIGDRGLPAEQRLTRTNIVKFETDGAEKLLRVSGLLGPVQLVLVPEVVIN, encoded by the coding sequence ATGGTTTCAATAAAAAAGATCCGCCGGATCCTCTTCGTAAATATTATTCTTATTGCCGGAACGCAATTCCTGAACGGGCAGACTGCCGGTTATGATTTGCATACCAGTAAAAGCACTTCCATTGAGCAGATCAGAGAGGGGTTTATTACGCCGCCGGCCGAAGCCAGATTGCGCTGCTACTGGTGGTGGCTGAATAGTATGGCCACTAAAGCATCCATCACAAGAGATCTGGAGGAAATGAAAAAAATGGGCTATGGAGGCGCCTCGCTTGTAGATGCCGGCAGTTCTAATTATCAACAGGCACTAAAGACGGCGGCTGGGCCTGTTTTTATGACGCCTGCCTGGATGGATTTATACCGGCATGCGGTGAAAGAAGCCGATCGGGTCGGTATCGAACTAAGCGTTAACATACAAAGCGGATGGAATCCCGGCGGTCCTTTTGTAACACCCGAATACGCACTAAAAAAAATAGTAACGGCAGATACGGTTATAAAAGGCGGAAAAATGATAACGATATCACTGCCTCATCCGCCGGTAAAGCTCCTGTACCGCGATGTACTGGTACAGGCCATTCCGAAACCACCCCGGCTCCTCCCTTTAAAAGACCGTGCAGTTGCCTGCTGGTCATTAAAAACATTTAATCAGTCCATGGGCGGCGCCGGCATCTATCCGTTATACAAATTCAAAGCAGGTTTTGATACGGCAGTTGAGGTAAACAGGATTGAACAGAAGAAGATCATTGACATTACCCGGTTTTTTGATGGCAAACAACTGAAATGGAATGCCCCGGCAGGTGACTGGATCATCATACGTTATGGGTGGACCAATACCGGGGTAACCACCTCTACTACGAGCGATGGATGGGGCGGCCTTTCCCTGGATCATATGAGCGCTGCCGCTTTCAATTTATTTGATCAGCAGGTGATCCACCCTTTGATCAATGCCGCAAAATCGGCTGGTAACAGTGTCCGGTATCTTCAAACAGATAGTTGGGAAATGGGGGTTATTAACTGGACACAGAATTTTCCACAGGATTTTGCACGGTTGCGGGGATATGACATCCGGCCTTTTATGCCGGTGCTGGCAGGCTATGTGGTGGAAAGCCAGCAGGTAACCAATCGTTTCCTGTACGATTTCAGGAAAACCGTAGGGGATTGTATCCTGCAAAATCATTACCAGTTGCTTTATAATACGGCACATAAAAACGGAATGGGGATCCACCCGGAGTCAGGCGGCCCCCATTCAGCCCCGATCGATGCCTTGCAGCTAATGGGAATTAATGATTTTCCACAGGGTGAATTTTGGGCGATGTCTAACACGCACCGGGTATCGGATGCCGCCCGGCTGGTTGTAAAACAGAGTGCCTGCGTGGCACATACCAACGGTAAACGGTTTGTAGCTGCGGAAGGGCCTACCAGCATCGGCCCGCAGTGGGAACGCTCCCCGCGGGAGCTGAAGAGTAATATTGACCGCGTTTTTTGCTCAGGCGTAAACCGCATTGTATGGCATACGTTTACATCTTCACCACAGGAATACGGGCTACCCGGTAATGAATATTTTGCAGGCACACACATGAACCCCAACGTTACCTGGTGGAAAGAGGCCGGAGCCTTTGTGAACTATCTGAATCGCTGCAGTTATTTGTTGCAGCAGGGATTATTTACGGCGGATGTTTTGTATTATTATGGAGATGACGTGCCCAATTTTGTATTTCTGAAGGACGAATTTCCTCAGTTGCATTTCGGATATGACTGGGACAAATGTTCCCGCGATGTGGTGCTGAAAAGGCTTTCTGTACAAAATGGAAAGCTCGTATTGCCGGATGGTATGCAATACCGGTTATTGGTATTGCCTCCGGACAAGGAGATCAGTCTTGATGTTTTGAAAAAAATAGAGCGGCTGATAAAAGAAGGGCTTACGGTTTATGGTCCCCGCCCCATAGAAGCAACAGGATTAACAGGGTACCCTCATAGCGACAGGGAATTGAAATTGATCGCAGATCGTTTGTGGGGCAGCATTGATGGGACAGCTATTACGGAAAAGAGCACCGGCAAAGGTAAAGTAATATGGGGCAGGGATATTAATGATGTGCTGGCGGCTATGAAAGTGATGCCCGACTTTGCTTTTGTAAGCAATAATCCGCAGGCTTCCTTCGATTATATTCACAGAAGCACCAATGATGCCGATATTTATTTTCTGTCAAACCGCTTTGAATACCGGCAGTATAATGACTTTGAGTACCGGTACCTGCCCACAATCCCGGATCGCTATGAACAGATCGATGCAAAATTCCGGGTTACGGGCAGCCAGCCGCAGTTATGGAACCCCATGACCGGATCGGTTACTGATATTGCAGACTACCGGGAAGAAAACGGATATACCATTATTCCCCTGCATTTTGAACCAGGCGGATCTAAATTTATTGTTTTTAAAAAAAGATCAGAAACCCCTGCGCATATTATAAGCGTTGAACGGAACGGCGAAAAGCTCAGTAACAGCGTACCGGAACAAACGCCATCCCTTCCCCCTGTAACTTTTGTAAAAGAGGCCGGTCATGTAAAAGCCCGCTTTTTTGAACAGGGCCATTATACGGTAAACTGGACCGATGGCAGGCAGGACCGGTTATTCAGCGATGGAGCAAAAATACAAAAGATCTCCGGAAACTGGCAGTTAAGCCTGGACCCACATTGGGGAACAGACCGGAAGCTGGTTCTTGATACCCTCAGGTCCTGGACGGATTTTGACGATCCGAAAGTGAAATACTATTCAGGAAAAGGAACCTACACTACCCGTTTTTTTATTGAGAGATCCGCAACAGAAAAAAAGCGGATCTTCCTTGATCTTGGAAATGTACAGGATCTTGCCGTGGTTCGTATAAACGGAAGTACAGCAAAAACCCTGTGGTATTTTCCTTTCCGGTATGATATTACGGACGAGATAAAACAGGGAGAGAATATATTATCGGTAGACGTGGTCAACCTTTGGGCCAACCGGTTGATCGGTGATCGCGGGCTTCCTGCGGAACAACGGCTTACCCGCACCAATATAGTAAAATTTGAAACGGACGGAGCTGAAAAATTACTGCGGGTATCCGGCCTGCTGGGACCGGTGCAATTAGTGCTGGTGCCTGAAGTGGTCATTAATTGA